In the Hylaeus volcanicus isolate JK05 chromosome 1, UHH_iyHylVolc1.0_haploid, whole genome shotgun sequence genome, one interval contains:
- the LOC128874934 gene encoding NAD kinase 2, mitochondrial isoform X2: MLASHIATKNVQHQVINELRKMNIEYKIINKQNLDQSNFTWADLILPIGGDGTFLLAANLIYDNQKPIMGINSYPEWSEGFLMLPSKYTRSIPEIFERLKAGYYRVVMRRRIRTTLKGDGIWEAPFHTHEKGRVAGGEKFYTQDMQKEAPNSLPKERRLPWLALNEIFIAETLSARTSDLLIKIDEEEKYQRMKSSGLCVSTGTGSTSWHKSINSVNSQIVREILNLVDVKREFSNEEITKICTIFNSSLRFDPEDLKMCYAIRDMIITNHRPIPKCLHSRGFCRTLTVRSQCFDGGLVLDGGIAVPFNFGATAVLEIYPEDSLRSLTFED; encoded by the exons ATGTTGGCTAGTCATATTGCAACAAAAAATGTGCAGCATCAAGTGATCAATGAGCTGAGAAAGatgaatatagaatataaaataataaacaa ACAAAATCTTGACCAATCAAATTTTACTTGGGCTGATTTAATTCTTCCAATTGGTGGTGATGGCACATTTCTTTTGGCAGCTAATTTAATATATGATAACCAAAAACCAATAATGGGTATTAATTCGTATCCTGAATGGTCTGAAGGATTTCTTATGCTACCATCAAAATACACAAGGAGCATAcctgaaatttttgaaaggtTAAAAGCAGGCTATTATCGTGTGGTAATGAGAAGAAGAATTAGAACAACATTAAAGGGAGATGGCATCTGGGAAGCTCCTTTTCATACACATGAAAAAGGTCGTGTTGCAGGTGgcgaaaa attttataCACAAGACATGCAGAAAGAAGCACCAAATAGTCTACCAAAAGAGAGACGTTTACCCTGGTTAGCATTAAATGAA ATTTTTATAGCAGAGACATTATCAGCTAGGACAAGTGACCTGCTCATTAAAatagatgaagaagaaaagtaTCAGAGAATGAAAAGCTCTGGTTTATGTGTTAGCACTGGAACAGGATCAACATCTTGGCATAAGTCGATAAATAGTGTCAATTCGCAGATAGTACGCGAAATTTTGAATCTTGTAGATGTAAAACGGGAGTTTAGTAACGaggaaataacaaaaatttgcacCATCTTTAACAGTAGTTTACGTTTTGATCCTG AGGACTTAAAAATGTGTTATGCTATAAGAGATATGATAATAACTAATCACCGACCTATACCAAAGTGTCTGCATTCGCGCGGATTTTGTCGTACGTTAACAGTGAGATCGCAGTGTTTCGATGGCGGACTTGTTCTCGACGGTGGCATAGCCGTTCCTTTTAATTTTGGGGCAACAGCAGTATTAGAGATTTATCCCGAAGATTCCTTGCGATCTTTAACCTTCGAAGATTGA
- the LOC128874934 gene encoding NAD kinase 2, mitochondrial isoform X3: protein MASDFERSVQEALTGRLGTLHCNFMPFFYIVIHIVLLDKLCRAVCNDDVQPSSKISNLIYDNQKPIMGINSYPEWSEGFLMLPSKYTRSIPEIFERLKAGYYRVVMRRRIRTTLKGDGIWEAPFHTHEKGRVAGGEKFYTQDMQKEAPNSLPKERRLPWLALNEIFIAETLSARTSDLLIKIDEEEKYQRMKSSGLCVSTGTGSTSWHKSINSVNSQIVREILNLVDVKREFSNEEITKICTIFNSSLRFDPEDLKMCYAIRDMIITNHRPIPKCLHSRGFCRTLTVRSQCFDGGLVLDGGIAVPFNFGATAVLEIYPEDSLRSLTFED from the exons ATGGCCTCTGATTTTGAAAGGAGTGTCCAGGAGGCCTTGACGGGGAGGTTAGGAACGTTGCACTGTAATTTTATGccttttttttacattgtcATTCATATAGTTTTATTAGATAAACTTTGTCGAGCAGTATGCAATGACGACGTTCAGCCATCTTCGAAGATCT CTAATTTAATATATGATAACCAAAAACCAATAATGGGTATTAATTCGTATCCTGAATGGTCTGAAGGATTTCTTATGCTACCATCAAAATACACAAGGAGCATAcctgaaatttttgaaaggtTAAAAGCAGGCTATTATCGTGTGGTAATGAGAAGAAGAATTAGAACAACATTAAAGGGAGATGGCATCTGGGAAGCTCCTTTTCATACACATGAAAAAGGTCGTGTTGCAGGTGgcgaaaa attttataCACAAGACATGCAGAAAGAAGCACCAAATAGTCTACCAAAAGAGAGACGTTTACCCTGGTTAGCATTAAATGAA ATTTTTATAGCAGAGACATTATCAGCTAGGACAAGTGACCTGCTCATTAAAatagatgaagaagaaaagtaTCAGAGAATGAAAAGCTCTGGTTTATGTGTTAGCACTGGAACAGGATCAACATCTTGGCATAAGTCGATAAATAGTGTCAATTCGCAGATAGTACGCGAAATTTTGAATCTTGTAGATGTAAAACGGGAGTTTAGTAACGaggaaataacaaaaatttgcacCATCTTTAACAGTAGTTTACGTTTTGATCCTG AGGACTTAAAAATGTGTTATGCTATAAGAGATATGATAATAACTAATCACCGACCTATACCAAAGTGTCTGCATTCGCGCGGATTTTGTCGTACGTTAACAGTGAGATCGCAGTGTTTCGATGGCGGACTTGTTCTCGACGGTGGCATAGCCGTTCCTTTTAATTTTGGGGCAACAGCAGTATTAGAGATTTATCCCGAAGATTCCTTGCGATCTTTAACCTTCGAAGATTGA
- the LOC128874934 gene encoding NAD kinase 2, mitochondrial isoform X1 has product MTTFSHLRRSVKALQFLLPSKYNVCTSLQLFLRNESTFVPKRVLIVAKLSRYYFEKLREPDLTEEQLKLKLLERGSDYEAMLASHIATKNVQHQVINELRKMNIEYKIINKQNLDQSNFTWADLILPIGGDGTFLLAANLIYDNQKPIMGINSYPEWSEGFLMLPSKYTRSIPEIFERLKAGYYRVVMRRRIRTTLKGDGIWEAPFHTHEKGRVAGGEKFYTQDMQKEAPNSLPKERRLPWLALNEIFIAETLSARTSDLLIKIDEEEKYQRMKSSGLCVSTGTGSTSWHKSINSVNSQIVREILNLVDVKREFSNEEITKICTIFNSSLRFDPEDLKMCYAIRDMIITNHRPIPKCLHSRGFCRTLTVRSQCFDGGLVLDGGIAVPFNFGATAVLEIYPEDSLRSLTFED; this is encoded by the exons ATGACGACGTTCAGCCATCTTCGAAGATCTGTTA aagctttgcaatttttactACCAAGCAAGTATAATGTTTGTACAAGCCTTCAGCTATTCCTACGAAATGAATCAACCTTTGTACCAAAACGTGTGCTTATTGTGGCAAAATTGTCTCggtattattttgaaaaattacgaGAACCAGACTTGACCGAagagcaattaaaattaaaactgttGGAAAGAGGATCTGATTATGAGGCTATGTTGGCTAGTCATATTGCAACAAAAAATGTGCAGCATCAAGTGATCAATGAGCTGAGAAAGatgaatatagaatataaaataataaacaa ACAAAATCTTGACCAATCAAATTTTACTTGGGCTGATTTAATTCTTCCAATTGGTGGTGATGGCACATTTCTTTTGGCAGCTAATTTAATATATGATAACCAAAAACCAATAATGGGTATTAATTCGTATCCTGAATGGTCTGAAGGATTTCTTATGCTACCATCAAAATACACAAGGAGCATAcctgaaatttttgaaaggtTAAAAGCAGGCTATTATCGTGTGGTAATGAGAAGAAGAATTAGAACAACATTAAAGGGAGATGGCATCTGGGAAGCTCCTTTTCATACACATGAAAAAGGTCGTGTTGCAGGTGgcgaaaa attttataCACAAGACATGCAGAAAGAAGCACCAAATAGTCTACCAAAAGAGAGACGTTTACCCTGGTTAGCATTAAATGAA ATTTTTATAGCAGAGACATTATCAGCTAGGACAAGTGACCTGCTCATTAAAatagatgaagaagaaaagtaTCAGAGAATGAAAAGCTCTGGTTTATGTGTTAGCACTGGAACAGGATCAACATCTTGGCATAAGTCGATAAATAGTGTCAATTCGCAGATAGTACGCGAAATTTTGAATCTTGTAGATGTAAAACGGGAGTTTAGTAACGaggaaataacaaaaatttgcacCATCTTTAACAGTAGTTTACGTTTTGATCCTG AGGACTTAAAAATGTGTTATGCTATAAGAGATATGATAATAACTAATCACCGACCTATACCAAAGTGTCTGCATTCGCGCGGATTTTGTCGTACGTTAACAGTGAGATCGCAGTGTTTCGATGGCGGACTTGTTCTCGACGGTGGCATAGCCGTTCCTTTTAATTTTGGGGCAACAGCAGTATTAGAGATTTATCCCGAAGATTCCTTGCGATCTTTAACCTTCGAAGATTGA